Proteins encoded by one window of Actinocorallia herbida:
- the recQ gene encoding DNA helicase RecQ — protein MTSPGAQDAADVLKRVFGYDSFRPGQQEIVDHVVAGGDALVLMPTGGGKSLCYQIPALVRPGVGVVISPLIALMQDQVDALRALGVRAAFLNSTQSPAERRDVEQAFVAGDLDLLYLAPERLQLDGTIRLFEQGKVALFAIDEAHCVSQWGHDFRRDYLLLSMLHERWPDVPRIALTATATEATHTEITERLGLTEARHFVASFDRPNIQYRIVAKNNPQRQLLELLRTEHQGDAAIVYCLSRASVERTAEFLAANGVPAVPYHAGLDARIRAENQSRFLREDGLTVVATIAFGMGIDKPDVRLVAHLDLPKSIEGYYQETGRAGRDGLPSTAWMAYGLADVVQQRKMIDSSDGDLAFRRQQSIHLDAMLALCETVTCRRSQLLAYFGQRGSAPCGNCDTCVAPPESWDGTIAAQKLLSAIVRLKNEKNQKFGAGQIIDILHGKQTEKVRQHGHDALKVFGIGTELTETEWRGVVRQLLAQGLLGVEGDYGTLVLTEASGGVLRQERQVPMRREPERAARPAKAARSTVAVDLPDEAKPLFERLRAWRGATAKEQGVPAYVIFHDATLREVATRRPASLAELGTITGVGENKLNKYGEAILAVVTEEE, from the coding sequence CGTGCTCAAGCGCGTCTTCGGATACGACTCCTTCCGGCCAGGCCAGCAGGAGATCGTCGACCATGTCGTCGCCGGCGGCGACGCACTCGTGCTCATGCCGACCGGCGGCGGCAAGTCGCTGTGCTATCAGATACCGGCCCTGGTACGCCCGGGCGTCGGTGTGGTGATCTCCCCACTGATCGCCCTGATGCAGGACCAGGTGGACGCCCTGCGCGCGCTCGGCGTGCGGGCCGCCTTCCTGAACTCCACGCAGAGCCCCGCCGAGCGCAGGGACGTCGAGCAGGCCTTCGTCGCCGGTGATCTCGACCTGCTGTACCTGGCGCCGGAACGCCTCCAGCTCGACGGCACGATCCGGCTGTTCGAGCAGGGCAAGGTCGCCCTTTTCGCGATCGACGAGGCGCACTGCGTGTCCCAGTGGGGCCACGACTTCCGCAGGGACTACCTGCTGCTGTCGATGCTGCACGAGCGCTGGCCGGACGTGCCGCGGATCGCGCTCACCGCGACGGCCACCGAGGCCACCCACACGGAGATCACCGAGCGGCTCGGGCTCACCGAGGCCCGGCACTTCGTGGCGAGCTTCGACCGGCCCAACATCCAGTACCGGATCGTCGCGAAGAACAACCCGCAGCGGCAGCTCCTCGAGTTGCTGCGCACCGAGCACCAGGGCGACGCGGCGATCGTCTATTGCCTGTCGCGCGCCTCGGTCGAGCGCACCGCCGAGTTCCTGGCCGCCAACGGCGTCCCCGCGGTGCCGTACCACGCAGGCCTCGACGCCAGGATCCGCGCGGAGAACCAGTCGCGCTTCCTGCGCGAGGACGGCCTGACCGTCGTCGCCACGATCGCGTTCGGGATGGGCATCGACAAGCCCGACGTGCGCCTGGTGGCCCACCTCGACCTGCCGAAGTCCATCGAGGGCTACTACCAGGAGACCGGACGCGCGGGCCGCGACGGACTGCCGTCGACCGCGTGGATGGCCTACGGCCTGGCCGACGTGGTGCAGCAGCGCAAGATGATCGACTCCTCCGACGGCGATCTCGCCTTCCGCCGCCAGCAGTCCATCCACCTGGACGCGATGCTCGCCCTGTGTGAGACCGTCACATGCCGGCGAAGCCAGCTGCTCGCCTACTTCGGTCAGCGCGGCTCGGCGCCCTGCGGGAACTGCGACACGTGCGTGGCGCCGCCGGAGTCCTGGGACGGCACGATCGCGGCGCAGAAGCTCCTGTCGGCCATCGTGCGGCTGAAGAACGAGAAGAACCAGAAGTTCGGCGCGGGCCAGATCATCGACATCCTGCACGGCAAGCAGACCGAGAAGGTCCGCCAGCACGGCCACGACGCGCTGAAGGTCTTCGGGATCGGCACGGAGCTGACCGAGACCGAGTGGCGCGGCGTCGTCCGGCAGCTGCTCGCGCAGGGCCTACTGGGCGTCGAGGGCGATTACGGCACCCTCGTGCTCACCGAGGCGAGCGGCGGCGTGCTGCGGCAGGAGCGGCAGGTGCCGATGCGGCGGGAGCCCGAGCGCGCGGCCAGGCCGGCGAAGGCGGCCAGGTCGACGGTGGCGGTGGACCTTCCCGACGAGGCCAAGCCGCTGTTCGAGAGGCTGCGCGCGTGGCGGGGGGCGACGGCCAAGGAGCAGGGCGTCCCGGCGTATGTGATCTTCCATGACGCGACGCTGCGCGAGGTCGCGACGCGTCGTCCGGCCTCCCTCGCCGAGCTGGGCACGATCACCGGGGTGGGCGAGAACAAGCTGAACAAGTACGGAGAGGCGATCCTGGCGGTCGTCACGGAGGAGGAGTAG